In Janibacter cremeus, a genomic segment contains:
- a CDS encoding biotin--[acetyl-CoA-carboxylase] ligase, whose translation MPTPMDVQRLTNLLPPDEGWGEVVHLPRVGSTNAEAAARGVLWSPVITEHQTAGRGRLGRPWQDTPGASLAMSVVVPPVAPPGWLPLATGLAVRSALVDEGVDAHLKWPNDVLLPGDDGRKVCGILCQSQPDGRVVVGIGINVGHGRGDLPVETATSLRLVGAHVDRTTLAAAVLTHLRHLHTALAEGGERAAQVRADYSAACATLGRRVVVHHPDGTREEVETTGLDLDGCLRVIRAHGSDTVAAGDVQHIRLPGASSS comes from the coding sequence GTGCCGACCCCGATGGATGTCCAACGACTGACCAACCTGCTGCCTCCCGACGAGGGTTGGGGGGAGGTGGTGCATCTCCCCAGGGTCGGCTCGACCAACGCGGAGGCGGCCGCGCGTGGCGTGTTGTGGTCACCGGTGATCACCGAGCACCAGACGGCTGGCCGCGGCCGGCTCGGTCGCCCGTGGCAGGACACCCCGGGTGCCTCGTTGGCGATGTCCGTCGTCGTCCCTCCCGTCGCCCCCCCGGGCTGGCTGCCGCTGGCGACTGGACTGGCCGTGCGCTCCGCGCTGGTGGACGAAGGGGTGGATGCCCACCTGAAGTGGCCGAACGACGTCCTCCTGCCGGGGGACGACGGTCGAAAGGTCTGCGGCATCCTGTGCCAGTCGCAACCGGATGGTCGTGTGGTGGTGGGGATCGGCATCAACGTCGGTCACGGCCGTGGTGACCTGCCGGTCGAGACGGCCACCTCCCTTCGCCTCGTCGGTGCGCACGTCGACCGGACCACCTTGGCCGCAGCGGTGCTCACCCACCTGCGGCACCTGCACACCGCCCTGGCCGAAGGGGGGGAGCGGGCCGCGCAGGTGAGGGCGGACTATTCGGCCGCCTGCGCCACCCTGGGGCGTCGCGTCGTCGTGCACCACCCCGACGGCACCCGGGAGGAGGTCGAGACCACGGGTCTGGATCTCGACGGCTGCCTGCGTGTCATCCGGGCGCACGGCTCGGATACCGTTGCGGCAGGTGACGTGCAGCACATCCGTCTGCCCGGCGCGTCGTCCAGCTGA
- a CDS encoding adenylate/guanylate cyclase domain-containing protein codes for MPYAGAHGHDPDEPGLPDDGAPEEFERVLLGRPASMGRRQVSRGAGVSVRSARKFWHAMGFPIVQEGDDMFTEADLEALSRVARLVREGEFPEEFALSMTRALARTMDRLAAWQAQLVLEEVARQRHGDEEPTEDEAVGDSEVAAAWLSGLADEVEPLLLYVWRRQLTATIQRLLTVEEDAGRMSVIGFADLVNFTSVVRRLTERDLARLVQRFEDLCTDIVTAHGGRVIKTVGDEVLFQTFEVAPAAAIALDLVEAMTEDDLLPQARIGMAHGPVVRRLGDVFGTTVNRASRLTAVAPPGGVYVDDALTRLLEPLSGFATVPTRRRSLRGIGEVVPSRLVRVTGARRATDVTAHV; via the coding sequence GTGCCGTACGCCGGAGCCCACGGGCACGACCCTGACGAGCCGGGCCTGCCGGACGATGGTGCCCCGGAGGAGTTCGAGCGCGTCCTGCTCGGTCGACCCGCCTCGATGGGCCGGCGGCAGGTCTCCCGCGGCGCCGGGGTCTCGGTGCGCTCCGCCCGCAAGTTCTGGCACGCGATGGGCTTCCCCATCGTCCAGGAGGGCGATGACATGTTCACCGAGGCCGACCTGGAGGCGCTCTCGCGGGTCGCCCGGCTGGTCCGGGAGGGCGAGTTCCCCGAGGAGTTCGCGCTGTCGATGACCCGCGCTCTGGCCCGGACCATGGACCGTCTCGCCGCGTGGCAGGCCCAGCTCGTCCTCGAGGAGGTCGCCCGCCAGCGCCACGGCGACGAGGAGCCGACCGAGGATGAGGCCGTGGGGGACTCCGAGGTCGCGGCCGCCTGGCTCTCCGGTCTCGCCGACGAGGTCGAGCCCCTGCTGCTCTACGTGTGGCGCCGACAGCTGACCGCGACCATCCAGCGACTGCTGACCGTCGAGGAGGACGCCGGCCGCATGTCGGTCATCGGCTTCGCCGACCTGGTCAACTTCACCTCCGTCGTTCGGCGTCTGACCGAGAGGGACCTGGCCCGGCTGGTCCAGCGCTTCGAGGACCTGTGCACCGACATCGTCACCGCCCACGGCGGACGAGTCATCAAGACCGTGGGTGACGAGGTGCTTTTCCAGACCTTCGAGGTCGCCCCCGCGGCCGCCATCGCGCTCGATCTCGTCGAGGCCATGACCGAGGACGACCTGCTCCCGCAGGCCCGGATCGGTATGGCCCACGGTCCGGTCGTGCGCCGGCTCGGCGACGTCTTCGGCACGACGGTCAACCGCGCCAGCCGCCTGACCGCCGTCGCCCCACCCGGCGGCGTCTACGTCGACGACGCCCTCACTCGGTTGCTCGAGCCGCTCAGCGGATTCGCCACCGTCCCGACCCGCCGCCGTTCACTCCGAGGGATCGGGGAGGTCGTCCCGAGCCGCCTCGTGAGGGTCACCGGAGCGCGACGCGCCACCGATGTCACCGCGCACGTCTGA
- a CDS encoding response regulator transcription factor: MTRVLLAEDDTAISDPLARALVREGYDVSVHSDGREALDVALGTPPDLLVLDLGLPTLDGLEVCRRLRATGSDVPVLILTARADEVDTVVGLDAGADDYVTKPFRLAELMARVRALLRRRNDEAIEPSGPLRMDLDSRRVWFHGEELPLTAKEFSVLSVLVRERGRVVTREQLMGEVWETEWYGSTKALDMHISVLRRKLGDDVSDPTHIATVRGVGFRFDS, from the coding sequence ATGACCCGAGTGCTGCTGGCCGAAGACGACACCGCCATCTCCGACCCATTGGCACGTGCGCTCGTGCGCGAGGGGTACGACGTGAGCGTGCATTCCGACGGTCGCGAGGCCCTCGACGTCGCCCTCGGCACACCGCCCGACCTGCTGGTCCTGGATCTCGGTCTGCCGACCCTTGACGGGCTCGAGGTGTGCCGTCGCCTGCGCGCCACGGGTTCCGACGTGCCGGTCCTGATCCTGACCGCCCGCGCCGACGAGGTGGACACCGTCGTCGGGCTCGACGCAGGGGCCGATGACTACGTCACCAAGCCCTTCCGCCTGGCGGAGCTGATGGCCCGGGTGCGTGCGCTGCTGAGGCGACGCAACGACGAGGCGATCGAGCCGAGCGGGCCGCTGCGCATGGACCTCGACAGCCGCCGCGTGTGGTTCCACGGCGAGGAACTGCCACTGACGGCCAAGGAGTTCTCCGTGCTCAGCGTCCTGGTGCGTGAGCGAGGACGTGTCGTCACCCGTGAGCAGCTGATGGGTGAGGTCTGGGAGACCGAGTGGTACGGCTCGACCAAGGCCCTGGACATGCACATCTCCGTCCTGCGCCGCAAGCTCGGCGACGACGTCTCGGACCCGACGCACATCGCGACGGTGCGCGGGGTCGGATTCCGATTCGACTCGTGA
- a CDS encoding HAMP domain-containing sensor histidine kinase, translating into MTYGSLVRWLLVSVAVGGAAVTALVLGPVFFVVAGGGAVLGLEPPVWVVLAPAAGAAIAGLAALTVLRVIDRRRSRGLTFITHQIETIREGGGALPRSNVGLADIDATTQAIARLAGELARQRALDQDFAADASHQLRTPLTALLMRLEEIAETDDLDDIRDEAAVAVTQVERLSGVVDTLRSRTQDGGEVPEISLDSVLAGLQREYQPAFTAAHRTMRVDGPPGLAVRCAPMDLSQILQGLIENSLAHGAGLVTITMRGSGGSVVLEVQDEGEGIPSAIAPHIFERSVTSSGSGLGLGLARQLAERNGGRLELVQAQPAVFAVFLSGPGRR; encoded by the coding sequence GTGACCTACGGCTCGCTGGTCCGTTGGCTGCTCGTCTCGGTGGCCGTCGGTGGCGCGGCGGTCACTGCCCTGGTGCTGGGACCCGTCTTCTTCGTCGTCGCCGGCGGCGGGGCCGTCCTCGGTCTTGAACCCCCGGTCTGGGTCGTCCTCGCGCCGGCGGCCGGTGCGGCGATCGCCGGTCTCGCGGCCCTGACCGTGCTCCGGGTGATCGACCGGCGTCGATCGCGGGGCCTGACCTTCATCACCCACCAGATCGAGACGATCCGCGAGGGGGGCGGTGCCCTTCCTCGCTCCAACGTCGGCCTGGCCGACATCGACGCGACGACGCAGGCGATCGCGCGTCTGGCCGGCGAGCTGGCACGCCAGCGCGCGCTCGACCAGGACTTCGCTGCTGATGCCTCGCACCAGCTGCGCACACCCCTGACGGCCCTGCTGATGCGCCTGGAGGAGATCGCCGAGACCGACGATCTCGACGACATCCGCGACGAGGCGGCCGTGGCCGTGACCCAGGTCGAGCGTCTGAGCGGGGTCGTCGACACGCTGCGTTCCCGCACGCAGGACGGCGGCGAGGTCCCGGAGATCTCGCTGGACTCGGTGCTCGCCGGCCTGCAGAGGGAGTACCAGCCGGCCTTCACCGCCGCGCACCGCACGATGCGCGTGGACGGGCCCCCCGGCCTGGCGGTGAGGTGTGCGCCGATGGACCTCTCGCAGATCCTGCAGGGCCTCATCGAGAACTCCCTGGCCCACGGCGCCGGCCTCGTGACGATCACCATGCGCGGATCGGGCGGGTCAGTCGTCCTCGAGGTCCAGGACGAGGGCGAAGGGATCCCCAGCGCGATCGCGCCGCACATCTTCGAGCGCTCGGTGACCTCGAGCGGATCCGGTCTCGGTCTCGGACTGGCGCGACAGCTCGCCGAGCGCAACGGCGGGCGCCTGGAGCTGGTGCAGGCCCAGCCCGCCGTCTTCGCCGTCTTCCTCTCCGGACCCGGGCGGCGCTGA
- a CDS encoding GtrA family protein — protein MADSTQPPAGASADVPRERAPGRLAGLIDTLWHEIAKFGVIGAVAFVIDIGGMNLLTHTVLEGKVTTARIISGVVATLFAWLGNRLWTFAHRRSRPAHHEVSLFFLVNGVALAISTLTLVLSHYGLGLTSRLSDNVATIFGIGLGTLFRFWAYRRFVFVDEPMDVDTSPLHHESIRADETGINDTPS, from the coding sequence ATGGCCGATTCCACGCAGCCGCCGGCAGGCGCCTCCGCCGACGTGCCCCGCGAGCGCGCGCCCGGGCGACTGGCCGGCCTCATCGACACGCTCTGGCACGAGATCGCCAAGTTCGGCGTCATCGGCGCCGTGGCCTTCGTCATCGACATCGGCGGGATGAACCTGCTGACGCACACGGTCCTCGAGGGCAAGGTCACCACAGCCCGGATCATCAGCGGGGTCGTGGCGACCCTCTTCGCGTGGCTGGGCAACCGCTTGTGGACGTTCGCCCACCGGCGCTCCCGTCCCGCACACCATGAGGTGTCGCTCTTCTTCCTCGTCAACGGCGTGGCGCTGGCCATCTCGACCCTGACGCTGGTCCTCTCGCACTACGGTCTCGGCCTGACCTCGCGTCTGTCCGACAACGTGGCAACGATCTTCGGGATCGGCCTGGGCACCCTCTTCCGCTTCTGGGCCTACCGCCGCTTCGTCTTCGTCGACGAGCCGATGGACGTCGACACCTCACCGCTGCACCACGAGAGCATTCGCGCGGACGAGACCGGCATCAACGACACCCCGAGCTGA
- a CDS encoding 5-(carboxyamino)imidazole ribonucleotide synthase: protein MSIPHRAPGGFPVVGIIGGGQLARMCVGPATELGLTLSVLAEDAHSSAALVIPSSPVGEHTDVEAVLAFARECDVVTFDHEHVPADVLQALVDDGIAVHPSPAALQHAQDKLVMRDALTAAGMPCPRWTAASTAEEVTAFAAQVGWPIVAKTPRGGYDGKGVLVAESVDDLDEWLVTAAGRGEPLLVEEAVPFVRELAVLIARSPSGQAAAWPVVETVQTDGICTEVIAPAPDLSEDTARTATLVGLDIAATLEVTGVMAVELFELADGRVLVNELAMRPHNSGHWSMDGAVTGQFEQHLRAVLDLPLGSPRPRARWTVMGNVLGGEHPDLYPTYRHLMARDPELKIHLYGKGVRPGRKIGHVNVCGDDLADLRERAQHAADYIQGVITQ from the coding sequence GTGTCGATACCCCACCGTGCCCCTGGAGGATTTCCCGTCGTCGGCATCATCGGCGGCGGTCAGCTCGCCCGGATGTGCGTCGGGCCCGCGACGGAGCTGGGGCTGACCCTCTCCGTGCTCGCCGAGGACGCGCACTCCAGCGCGGCGCTCGTCATCCCCTCGTCACCGGTCGGCGAGCACACCGATGTCGAGGCGGTGCTGGCCTTCGCCCGCGAGTGCGACGTGGTCACGTTCGACCACGAGCACGTGCCCGCGGACGTGCTGCAGGCCCTCGTGGACGACGGCATCGCCGTCCACCCGTCGCCCGCTGCCCTGCAGCACGCCCAGGACAAGCTCGTCATGCGCGACGCCCTGACGGCGGCCGGGATGCCCTGCCCCCGCTGGACCGCGGCCTCCACCGCCGAGGAGGTCACCGCCTTCGCCGCACAGGTCGGGTGGCCGATCGTCGCCAAGACCCCCCGGGGCGGCTACGACGGGAAGGGGGTTCTCGTCGCCGAGAGCGTGGATGACCTCGACGAGTGGCTGGTCACCGCGGCCGGCCGCGGTGAGCCGTTGCTCGTGGAGGAGGCCGTCCCCTTCGTCCGGGAGCTGGCGGTCCTGATCGCCCGCAGCCCCTCCGGGCAGGCGGCTGCGTGGCCGGTGGTCGAGACCGTCCAGACGGACGGCATCTGCACCGAGGTCATCGCTCCCGCCCCCGACCTGTCCGAGGACACCGCCCGCACCGCGACCCTCGTCGGTCTGGACATCGCCGCGACGCTCGAGGTCACCGGGGTGATGGCCGTCGAGCTCTTCGAGCTCGCTGACGGCCGCGTGCTCGTCAACGAGCTGGCCATGCGTCCGCACAACTCGGGCCACTGGAGCATGGACGGCGCCGTGACCGGGCAGTTCGAGCAGCACCTGCGGGCCGTGCTCGACCTGCCACTAGGCTCACCCCGGCCGCGGGCCCGGTGGACCGTCATGGGCAATGTCCTCGGGGGGGAGCACCCCGACCTCTACCCGACCTACCGCCACCTCATGGCCCGCGACCCCGAGCTCAAGATCCACCTCTACGGCAAGGGCGTGCGGCCGGGGCGCAAGATCGGGCACGTCAACGTCTGCGGCGACGACCTGGCCGACCTGCGCGAGCGCGCGCAGCACGCGGCCGACTACATCCAGGGAGTGATCACGCAATGA